Genomic DNA from Bemisia tabaci chromosome 2, PGI_BMITA_v3:
TAAGAAAAACTCAAGTCATCACTTTTCTTTTGCAGTCTCCGTTCATGAGCGTAAGGTCGTGcagtagagaggaaaaaattgacaacaatCACCACATTAAGGCTAGACTGAGCGTTGATTGAAAAAATGCTGTATGTAATATGGTAACGCTTCACCACAAAGCCATACTCATCACTAATTAAGGCTCTGTCGATCCATGAGCGCATAGAAATAGTTTGATGATACTGGAAACTAACTTTCCTTGATAAATTTTACTTGTTAAGAGGGAATATCATgagtttcaacgagaaaaatgcgtaaaaattcaagatgattcTAAcctgaatctttttttttttttttattgagagtttagtggcttctgttcctttaggaatctacagccatctataggcactattaattgtccgaagacatcagggagtttggtagacatccatgctcgggctcacaaattttcacggattaaggccgagcgaattctgaaACCTCAATCTTGTCTTTAAGCAGCTAAACGGCCGTAGTCGAAAGAATCAATGCTGGCTATGACGTCACGACTAAAAGTATCGAATCAATCGATCACGAAGCGAATCACACGCAAGTGCGGCAACATGGCGGTGAACGGTGGGTGGTTCGTTTTATATGAGCGTGTAATTTTATATAGAAGAGTTGATACTTTCTGTGGGAGAGTTCTTATTTTCCGTAAAATAGGTAAAGTGGTTACAGAATCTAAGTCCATCAAACCTAAAAGCCATTCCTCaatatttaaaacttaaaacacaaataaaatccTTGTCGGCatatataaaaaattgtaaatcaaTTTATAAGATAGTATATATAATTTGTAGGCAatatattattttctttatttctatatTTTGGGGTTgcaatatattattttttttatttatatattttgggGCTATGGAATCCGTTCCATAGCCAACAAGTCTTTAAATTATTGTAATATATTGTCTTTTAATGATtgtattattaatttattatatttaagtgctgttttatgtacagcacttaaatattactaactgtattactttatgtatatattattctacctctccttctctattgctaataaCTGTTAAAGTCAATTTTCTTCTCCGGCGAGAAAGATGGCGCGAATTGAAGTTTATGTAAGTTTACAGTTACACaccgcttcttcttcttcttcctacacttgttaataaattaaaaattaattagacACTTGACAACATGATGAAATAACTGATGCGACCGTTGCCATCGTtgagaacataacctcaaacccgGACCCAGAAGAGTAttttcaaagacataaagacgaagggctaaaagcaaaaaatgaagcttcttttcaaccacctctactattggctagaggattggcggcgaaatcgggacaagtttgaaattcaaatgtagggcaagactaaataaaattgcggaaacaaagtattctaggttgatttttgcccaaagtcacttacccactcatacttatttaactttaggttagttttggtccgtcgtcgaccgattaatttcatttgggagtaacggtcatctagaactgtatCGACCTGTTTGAACCCGcggaaccaccatgagcagaagaaaaactaactttatctgagattactgcctgttaccgagcaaaagtaggtgtattataataggacgcagtccaaactttcttaatatattcgttttaggcgtttaaaatacgtttcgagggagaaatgtggaaaaatcaagaggacaagttcaaatcaaatctccgtttgccgccatggattcccgcgctcatttacacactcacacaagcacccagcgccaaaccaggcttcacttttccccgtgcttttaggccttgtctcgacggcgcaactgttgagggaatcAGGTGCAACTGTTACGAGTTTGTTGCACCAACCGAAGTTCCCTGTCTTGACGCACAAgcatgtgttcctggaacttttaggcgggaatatttgaacaaaattaatatttttaggttaaatgatgtcaattgaggtaactgaactgacaattatgaacgggaggtgaatattttgcgttatttcgaccaggcataaaacaaaaaacaataacataacacagatttggataaaaagaaaatatattcgataaaattttattttcttgctgtagtgatatgctacaaacgaaaatataaaattaatactgaaatgtatacaaatatttctaaGTAATAACCGCTCCGGAATAAAACACCCGTAAGAAACTCCCGCTTCACGTGTAACCAgcgtttatcaattcaaaatactaagaaggtaaacaactgttgaggttccaggtttctgaccttgaaagtttctcttataagtgaaacatttttgagacacttccttccttcaacagttgcgccagCTTCCcgcaacagttgcgccgtcgagacaaggccttacatacgagcactccgtctttatgtcttagAGTATTTTTCTCCCAACGAAGTTTCTTTTCCTCTGAAAGGTTATTTCCGCTCCATACAAGTATCTTTTCCTCCTTTGACCTTCCTCTTTCTctaatcaagttttttttccaagccAAGTTCTTTCTTCTCCGACCAAGTTTCCTTTTCACtagcaaagttttttttttctctcacgaAGTTAGGTTTCTGGACAGGTCACCTTCCAtacggcccgatgcctgaattttgcgcgcgtcgcgcaaaattcagcaacgcttctcagcgaccatcggataatgtctgATTtatctgaactattcgaatagatttgatacacatttggatgaattaactcgaatttgcgaaatttcagctgttgagtgATGACTATTGACTTCaacattcagctgccaaattcagcgtgtggtTCCGGCATGTTTCCCTGAAAATGGGGGGCATCGGTGTTTCAGttatcgatgatcgtgaaagtGTCGCAAAAACCCTCATCGATGACCTCCACTTTCAATTTAAAGctctggatagacgatcaaattcccgaactaattccgatcaaagtagcatcaaagtgtcgggagtcatcagtcatAAACTCATTAAGTAATTTgcttagttttaaaatgaaaacttggcagaaatgtttcctgtggcaggaagtGATGATTGGTGGCACTTCGTTTTGATCGTACTttaaacaaaaaagtgcggcccgtcataatttgatggtagatggtgatcACCAGTCATTAGCATGTCTACTTTCATCGGAAtaggttcggaatttgatcgtctatccaggccTTAGAATTTGCAACGGGTGCAAAGGGTATAAGTTTCGTGTcattaaccctttgttgcacgaATTAATCTTAGATcaccgattttgatgaaaaaaatatatgttgtaggttatggaaaaaaaaatggacacgtcttttgccgtttttgaaaattttgaccttttgaccttttttggggcacaaaaccaaatgttgccaaacgGCATCACCGAACACTTtgagagttttcaaaaaaaattgaaagacttggaagtggaaaattttgaggtaatAAATTGGAATGTTAATTTAGAATGATAAAAGAAAGAACAAGTATAAGAAATCGTAGGTAAAATTGAATGCTACTGCTTTCCGGGGCTAGGAAAAACTCTTGCGTTTCCAAGCGTACCAAAAAATTAGACCTAGGTCCATCGTCCgaccaaaatatttagtttcaaaaaaattaattaaagtttaAATACCCTAGgtgtataaaaaatgaaacaatgtgAAAAATAATGTAGAGAAATGGAATTTATTcgttgaaaaaatttggaatttattcGTCTTCATCCAAGCTGCTGACCAGGTCTGAGTCATCAGATTTCTCTAGATTTTCACCAAGACACTTGACGATTTCGTCTATTCGCAGGCGCTCCTCCTCTTTAACCATTGTTTCAGGCACTCAACACAGAATTTTCTTAGCAAAAACTAATAAAACTGACTGAAACGCGCGTTTAACGCATGTACTCGCGCGCACGATAACTTGagtgaacattcaaaagttgtcCCCTAGTTGCTCGGTGATGCCGATTGGCAACATTTACTTTTTGATCTCTATAAAACTGCGTAATAATGCTGATTGGCTATCGAAAAACTACAGAATACAACCTAACAGCATGAATTTTCCCAGCCCATCAGCACCACAAGGCAGCCAACCACCGACCAGCGAAAGTGGTGACCTCACCGGTGACCCTCAGACCGACCAACCGGACAAAAAAGCGTTTTTTTACAGTTGGCAGGCCTGAATTGGGGGTGGGGGAAAATGTATTCATATCCGCTATACCAATGCCGACCGGCATAAACAATCACATCAAAAAATCATCTACAtcctgattttaaaaaaataaaaaaaaccaaatgttgccaaTAAGCATCATTgtgcaataaagggttaagaCCGAACCTACACTCTCTCCAGAGAGCCTGCAACTACTGTAAGTTTGCCAACGGATCCGGTGGAAGGGTAGACTCAATGAGCAGAGACCGATGTCGAAGTGTTGGACTCACGCAAAAGATAGACTCCGACCAGCGGCACAGAATATTATTGCCTATATTTTCTATGCCAGTGGGTGCGCACCCAGATTCTCCGACTTGAGATTGCCGTAACTATCGAGTTTGCCCGCAAACTCAACTCTCAATCCTTGTTCTAATCAAAACATTTTAATCCTCGCATCTTTGTACCCTTTTTTGGACGAATACCTTATTTATGATCACAATAAATTTAATAGGTGGGTTCTTTTCTTTTATCATACCTACAATGTGTTCTGTTTAAGCAGTTGCTGACGCCGCTAACGACATCTGGCAGAAATTGTATACATCATCCTCTGAGGTGTCAttccgtttactaattttaagaaGACTAGGTCCTTCTTCCCAGCAAACTGTTTTCTTGAAGGAAGGCCACGGCATACGACCAATCGTGTTCGTTCCCCTCGAGAGGACTCACCTCGTTTTCTAATTTGAAGAAACCTGGTTTCTTCTACTGAAgtaatgtgttttcttttttcatcccGCGAGTTGTTACTTGGAATGAAGCGAAGAGCGTATTGCAAATCGGTTCTTCCTCCTTGGAAGGCGCTCAGCCCGTTTACCAACTTTAAGGATACTGATGGTTTCTTCGTTCGACGCACCGTATTTTACTTGATCAAGCTAGTTGATGACTTAGAAAGAGGCAACGGACGTTCTCTGAAGGCGTttgccccgtttactaattttaagaaaCTGATTTATTCTTTCGACGCAACGTGTTTTCCTCTTTCAAGCAAGCTAAGTAGTTGAAAAAAGGAAACGACGTTGCCCTAAAGGTGTtgtccccgtttactaattttaagaaaCAGGTTTTCTCATTCAGGTACACTATCactaattttaaaacaccgttGATGTAGTCCGAAAAAATAGGATTGTCTTGTTCCAAGAGAATACTGAGTGCTTGCATTGAGAAATCAGGTGCTTTTTTCCATGGTAGACCCGTCTTGGAATTAGTAGAATTTCTAAGTCAACGTGTTTACTTAAATTTAGgaagcttttttttcagtgtagcattTTTTCTCGTATCATTTTGTTTTTCGGGCCACGTCAAGGGCGGCACGTGCGGCATGTGTTGGTCCACGCGCGGACCATGAAAGTTGCATAAGTGGCTATGCAACGGAATTTTCCATTGACTCGCGGCACGTACGCGTCTGCGCACTGGCCACCTTCGTTACATAAGTGCATTATGTAACGGAATATTCCAATACCTCGTGGTTATGCAACCTTCACTAGTATATCCTCGGCCACATCCGATGGTCATCGCCATTCTGCCACTCTCAGTCTCGTAGACTTCACGTTTATTCTTACTGTCCCTCTGTAGTTTTTGCttcatcacttttttttagtttccaAAGTGTGATACATTCACCTATAACGGTGTTAATTGTCTCTCTTACATTACTCTCTTTCCACACTCGTTTTCGTTCTGGAGCACGCCAGATTTGGATGTTCATCTCTCTTTCTCTATCCCTCCCCTCTCTCCCCATCTCTCCCCATCTCTCCCCTCTCTCCCTATCTctcccctctctctctttctctcccctctctctccccctttCCCTTTCCCTCCACTTTCTCTCGAGCTCGTCATGTGTGGATGCTCCTCTCTATCTCCCTCTTTCTTTTGAGTGTGCCAGATGTGGATGCTACCTTCTTTCTCTGCCTTTCCCTTTCCCCGGGTGCTCGCTTATGAAACCCGCAACTGACTGTTCCAAGACGTCATCGCGACTTTAAGAGCGCCCACATTCCCTACGGTAGATTGACCTGGTCCTCTGAGTTCTATCTCTGGCTAGGGCCGCGACTTATATGCAGCCTGAAATGGCATTTGGCTGGCCTTTGGTGCCTAAAAGTACACGTGTAGAACCGTGATACCTACGAAGCCGTTCCGTAGCCATCATATTGAGCCAAGCTCCGCCAGCGAGCTCGGCGACCGCTCTTCGGGAGGGCTCGTAGCGGACCCGCTACGGACTGAGCTATAGCAGAAGTAGAATGTGCCACTGCAAGCCTTGCTATAGCGGCTCGACGGGTCACTCGCGGAGCTGACTAGGTGCCTTTTGCGAGCCGGGATTGACTAGGTAACTGGGATCCGTTTTCTtaacttccctggtaaaaacggCGGACACCCTGCGGACACCGCGCATCCGTTTTTGGAACGCCCACGCGCCCACCCCTGCGTGTCACCCGTTCCCACTCCTGCGCGTCCCCCGTGCCCACAGGGAATGTATCCCCGCCCTTTAGAAAAGCCTCCCCATCGCATTGTGCCACTAGTTTATGGATTATTGCATGCCTCTTACCATTAAAATACATTAATAATTCTCTATTACCTCGGATTTTGAAATCTATTATTGGCAGTAAGCATATAAATTTATAGTGAGCCTATCCCTGCATTGTGAACATCATAACACAATTTGAACAACTTTTAGGGTCAAATTATGGTAGAAAATCTAAATACTTTATTACTGACAAGCCGGCCCTGGTCTCGCTTCGCGAGACCCTGAGTATCGCGAGTTAACCTTTAACTTAGAAACTGATAATCTCCGCAACCTCCGTTAATTTGGATTTTTGGATTGTAAGTTCGTTATGAGGAAAAAGGACAAAATATATGTGGCTTTAGATTGATGAACTATCATTGCAAAATGGTGATTGCATAATAATAGTTATATAAAGTGATTGGCAAGGCATGTAAggttcaattttacaataagAAATATGAAAGTAAATCAATAGCATTCAGATCAGGCATCAGTTCATCCGTTATTTCTTTCCAGCCTGGATTGCAAGTACAGGATCCGAACGACACTCTAAATGAACGTATGCAAAGCCATCTTGAGTGAATTCGTGAAGGTACCGTGGACTACTTACATGAGTCGAGGGTACCTAGAATAGTCCCCTGTCCCAAATTAGTGGGATTGACATTCAGTTCGGACCGTGGTGTTGATTTTATACTGGTTTAAGTCTTTTATTGTGGttattttggtcatttttagtaatctttttttctttattaaattGCAAATAAGTGTTTTATCTATACTTTTGAAGGACTTTTGATGAAACATAAAAAAGACTTTTACGAGATTACACCTGTTTATTCAAGAACTTTCATGGTCGGACatcttgtgtgtgtgtgtggtttGGAGTGGGGTTTGACCTGGTCACATGATCCATGGTTGCCATATCTATATGATGTTTTCGGACATTACAACATCTccctttttgagaaaaaaatttaaatcttacTTTACATCTTcctttttgagaatttttttttttttaaattttagtacAATACACAGATTACACTTGAGAGGGTTACAAAATAGAATTTATTCTGAGTTTTACATAACATAATCTTTGTGCCACTCAGGGACACGTCTAATTCTATGTGGAATTACATTTTCAGGTTCATTATTTTGCGCTTGACCGTTAGGCAGGGCATTATTAACAACTTGTGCATTTGGGGGTACATTATTATCAGGTTCAATTACATTATGTAACTGGGTATTATCATTTAATTCTGCCTCCAGAAAATCATAGTTGTCATTTTGTTGCAAAAGTGGATTGAAACGTTCagtttgagatttttttgaatgaaaagtaTTTCTACGCAAATTACCATGAGCTGTTTGAACAATATACGAACGAGGGGTACCTGCTGGACCTACAATTATTCCTTTAATCCAGATTTTATCTTTTCGAACAGCAACATTGTCACCCGCCTTAAACTCAGTTTCAGATCGTGTAGCAGATTTATCAAACTGTTCTTTAACTTTAGCTTGCTTTTCAAGAAACTTTTCTCTTGCATTCACTACTTTAGGTTTTAACTGATTAGGATTAACAGGTAACTTGCTTCTCAACTGACgactcattaaaatttgagCTGGACTGACTTTCATACCTGTCAAAGGCATGTTTTTATATTCTAACAGCATTTCATCAAGATCAACCTTAGACTCCTTGCTTTTCTTTATCATTCCTTTGgctatttttacataaatttcaaTCATTCCATGTGCTTGAGGAAAATTTGGGCTGGTTGTTAGGACCTTACCCTTATgttcttcaatgaaatttttaaattctctggCTCCGAAAGGGACATTATCACAAATAATTTCTTTAGGATAACCATGCGTTGCAAAGATTGGTTTTACAGCATTAATCACCGTTCTAGCATGGTGAGATGGGACTTTTGTTATTTCTAACCATTTAGACAGATAATCCACTAAAATAAGGAAACTCTCCCCATTTAACTCAGCAAAATCAATACCTAAAACTGCAAATACATTCTTTGGTAATTCGATGGGCATCAAGGGTTCATTACGAttgttcattgaaaatttttcacaaatcggacaattttttacaaaattcgttACATCAGAATTCATACCTGGCCAATAATACAATTCAGTGGCTTTCGCAATAGTTTTTGAAATACCAAAATGACCTAAATGCAACAGcgtaagaaatttttctttcattgctCTTGGAACTACAATTCTCTCTGTTGGGTTTTCAGACTCAAAGGATAGttttatttgtcatttttagTGGATATATTTTCAGTTCATTCCTCCCGTTATTTCTACCGCGCTGCCCACCTTCTCCTCTCTCCCCGCGTTGTCACCCGCGCCGCCTTAGCTTTTCGCAGTGCGCGCGCCGACATCGGCGCAGATTTTCTGCGCAACCATGCCTCGCGGTGGCCGGACCGCAGCCCGTGGACGAGTGGGCCAGCACTCAGCTTCCAGCCGGCGCAGCAGATCTCGTCTCTCCCGCGGTACGCTCGACGTCATTTCTCATTGTAGGTATCTTTTCGCCACGACGTTTTTCCGTGGTATGATTTCCATCTTCCCCAGGAAGCACATACCCTGAGAAGACCCTAGGGACGCACATTCCCCTATTTGCCCCAGGACGGTTTTCCCTGGGAAGCTCCTTTCCCCAGGACGGTTTTCCCTGGGaagtttattttcctctttgccCTTTAGTTATTATTATTCGTTGTTTGCTCTCCTGTCTATATCATCGTCTCAgtattttcctttcttcttctcgTGGTGGGATGCCTAGGTACGCGGTACGCCTAGTTGCCTTGGGTTCTATCCCCGAGATGAtactctttctttctttttagttattttttctcgttttctccttctctttttcacGGTCCTCCGAACCCTCTTTTTCACTCCGTCTACGGATGCGACATTGGTCCTCCGAGCCGGATATCAATAGTTCACTGTATtttgtcattaaaaaaaattgaaccttcAACTATTCTATTGATCCTTTACAATCCATTATTCAACGAGTCTACTAAAAAGCTAATAAATGGCAGCCGCAGAGGGCGAGGCTAAACAGCTCGCTGCTATGACCAAAGCCCAACGAACATTATTAGCGCTCAAAGGAAAACGTGAGGATATTTTTCATAGAGCTCAATCTTTCCTTAATACGGTTAAAACTCTGACTCAGGAAACTTATTTGAATCACCTTACGATTCTCAGCCGCTGTCAGTCGTTGCGCGATAAGTTTGACGCGGTAACATGGGAAATCGTTGAGATAAACACGTGGGTTACAAGCTCAGAGCAGCTGGAGGTACCGCAAGTTAGCGCTGCGTTTGAGCAGATAGTAGAGACCGTAGAGTCTATCTATCAGCAGCTCGGTGGTATCCCCGCCTCCTCCCAGCCCGGCCACGCGCATGACTCAAATGCATCTATCAATCCTCGGCCACAGGCTACAGTGCGACTCCCGAAACTCGAGCTACGGCATTTCTCCGGCAAGGTCGAAGATTGGATAAGCTATTACAATATTCTTAATCTGGCAGTGCACAGTGTTGACACGCTGTCACCGGTGCAAAAATTCCAGTACTTGCTTAGTACTCTGGAAGGTGAAGCGCTCCATCTCGTGCAAGGTCTAGAGATTTCTGCAGCCAATTACGTTGTTGCCCATGAGCTTTTGCGATCAAAATATCACAATGAAAGAAGGCTTGTAGCATTTCACATCAACAGCCTCCTTGATTTGGATGAAGTTAAAAACAATGCAGCATCTATTTCacgatttttggtaaaatatcGTGAGCATTCTCAAGCTTTGAACTCTCTCAAACATAATCTTGGCGAGACTAACGAAGTACTCGTAGCCGTTTTTCTCCGAAAGTTCACATTTCAGTTAAGGACTCGATTAGAGGACTTTCGAGTTGCAAGCCAAGAATTTCCAAAAATAGAGGAGATTatcaaatttttggagaaagagGCGATTCAGCTCGAAGATACTTCACGTGCCGTGAAGCCCGTTTCTAATAACGATAAGCCAAATCGAAGCTTCGTTACTCAAAAATCGGCCGAAAATCCAAAAAATCGATCTCCTAAATCCCAGCACTCTCAAATCATGTGCTCTCTATGCGGTAAAAATCATGTCCTACGATTATGTTCTAAGTTTTTAAGCATGGCAGTCTCTGACAGAGAATCTTACAGTAAAGATCAAAAACGATGTAAAAACTGCCTCGGTTTGCACGAAATATCAGCCTGTACTTCGAGCAACACATGTTCAGTATGCAAGCCAAATATATCCAGACATCACTCTTTGCTTCATAAATCGCCTTCAGTCAATTCTGATACCAAACCCGATGCTTCCACGGGTAATGCCGTCAATCTCTCGACTCTTACGTCACGTAGAAAACTCTCGCAGGTCATGCTTGGTACAGTTCTAGTGCATTTATCGAGTCCGTCAGGACGCACTTATGTGGCAAAAGCGCTCCTGGACAACGCTTCACAGCGCACGATAATAACGACCCGCGTCGCCAAGGCGCTTCGTTTGAATTTCGCGCCTGCTATCTCGCCGCTAAGTGGACTCTCTCAAGTTTCTGTTGGACTACAAGGAACTACTCGCGTCACAATCGCAACCAAAAATAACTCAATTATCCAAAATCATCACGACGTCGATATTTTGGACTCTATTACGGCCCCTCTTCCCTCCGAACCCGTGCCAACGGAGTTTCGAAAGCGAGTTAAAGGGATGCAGCTCGCAGATCCCTTATTTTACATTCGATCTCCAATCGACTGTTTGATAGGAGCTGATATTTTTCCGTACACAATAACGGGTGCTCCAATCATGCTAGCACCCGACCTGCCCATCGGTTTACCCACGATGTTTGGCGTAGCTCTAATGGGAAAAATCACTATACCCGAAGAAAATCTTCGTTCTGAACCTAAAGTCACGCTCCTGACTGTGGATAACCGCACTCTCCACGATTCTGTACAGCGTCTCTGGACTTTTGATCAGCCTTTGCCGAAAAAAGAACTATCAGAAGACGAAATTTACGCCGAAAAATTATTTACCGAAACTCACTCTAGACAGAAAGACGGAAGATATGTCGTCAAAATTCCTTTCGAAAAGAATCATCCACCGTTAGGAGAGTCAAGGAACCAAGCCTTGAGGCGATTTCACGCCATTGAACGCTATTTAGCATGTCGTCCTGATGAAAAAGCTCAATACATCGATTGTATGGAAGACTACATTAAGCTTGGACACATGGTTCCCGTGCAATCAGTTCCcgaaaaacattattttctccctcatCACGGCGTAAAAAAGGACAGTTCTAGCTCTACAAAATTACGCGTTGTTTTCGACGGCAGTGCAAAAACTTCAACTGGTGTTTCTCTCAACGACATTCAATTATCAGGTCCTCGCCTACAAATTGACATTCGCAACATTATAAACAATTTTCGCCGACATAAATTTATGTTCACATGCGATATCAAGCAAATGTATCGGCAAATTGCACTAGACCCTGACGATCAATATTTTCAGCTGGTTTTCTGGAGATCACATCCCACGGAACCAATTCGCATTTATAAACTTACAAGAGTCTCTTTTGGTATCTGCAGCTCAGCATTTTTATCACTGAGAACCTTACGACAGCTGGCGCTCGATCACGGTCATGAATTTCCCTGCGCCGCACGAATGATTCTTAAAGAAACTTTTGTGGACAATATTACAGGCGGAGCACCAACTGTCCAGGAAATGATTGCGAATAAGGATGAAATGATGAACATGCTGCATCGCGGCGGTTTCGTTGCACGAAAATTCACCAGTAATAGtcaaacatttttagaaacGGTGGACGCACCGGATCTGGAACCCCCTCTCTCATGGGATGACTCACCCGACCGTGCTTTCGCTTTTTTTGGTTTAATTTGGCTAGATAATGGAGATTGTTTTGCGTACCGAGTAAACCCCGGCACTCGACCCTTCACAAAACGCGGCATCATCAGTACAACTAATTGTATATTCGACCCCTGCGGCTGGTTAGCGCCCGCAGTATTCTTAGCTAAGGCTCTGATACAACAGCTCTGGATCACGAAAATAGATTGGGACGACCCGCTCCCCGCAGAGCTAACTAAGCAATGGACCACTTTTCTGGCGGATCTACCAAGCCTGAAAAACCTGCGCATCCCACGTTTCATTCCAGGTATGGAAAACCCGATACAAGTACATGGTTTTTGTGATGCTAGTGAACGCGGCTATTGTGCGGTCGTATACCTGAGAACGC
This window encodes:
- the LOC109037550 gene encoding uncharacterized protein; its protein translation is MAAAEGEAKQLAAMTKAQRTLLALKGKREDIFHRAQSFLNTVKTLTQETYLNHLTILSRCQSLRDKFDAVTWEIVEINTWVTSSEQLEVPQVSAAFEQIVETVESIYQQLGGIPASSQPGHAHDSNASINPRPQATVRLPKLELRHFSGKVEDWISYYNILNLAVHSVDTLSPVQKFQYLLSTLEGEALHLVQGLEISAANYVVAHELLRSKYHNERRLVAFHINSLLDLDEVKNNAASISRFLVKYREHSQALNSLKHNLGETNEVLVAVFLRKFTFQLRTRLEDFRVASQEFPKIEEIIKFLEKEAIQLEDTSRAVKPVSNNDKPNRSFVTQKSAENPKNRSPKSQHSQIMCSLCGKNHVLRLCSKFLSMAVSDRESYSKDQKRCKNCLGLHEISACTSSNTCSVCKPNISRHHSLLHKSPSVNSDTKPDASTGNAVNLSTLTSRRKLSQVMLGTVLVHLSSPSGRTYVAKALLDNASQRTIITTRVAKALRLNFAPAISPLSGLSQVSVGLQGTTRVTIATKNNSIIQNHHDVDILDSITAPLPSEPVPTEFRKRVKGMQLADPLFYIRSPIDCLIGADIFPYTITGAPIMLAPDLPIGLPTMFGVALMGKITIPEENLRSEPKVTLLTVDNRTLHDSVQRLWTFDQPLPKKELSEDEIYAEKLFTETHSRQKDGRYVVKIPFEKNHPPLGESRNQALRRFHAIERYLACRPDEKAQYIDCMEDYIKLGHMVPVQSVPEKHYFLPHHGVKKDSSSSTKLRVVFDGSAKTSTGVSLNDIQLSGPRLQIDIRNIINNFRRHKFMFTCDIKQMYRQIALDPDDQYFQLVFWRSHPTEPIRIYKLTRVSFGICSSAFLSLRTLRQLALDHGHEFPCAARMILKETFVDNITGGAPTVQEMIANKDEMMNMLHRGGFVARKFTSNSQTFLETVDAPDLEPPLSWDDSPDRAFAFFGLIWLDNGDCFAYRVNPGTRPFTKRGIISTTNCIFDPCGWLAPAVFLAKALIQQLWITKIDWDDPLPAELTKQWTTFLADLPSLKNLRIPRFIPGMENPIQVHGFCDASERGYCAVVYLRTLLPSGDIETTLLQTIGRIAPLQRVTLPRLELCGADLLCELLQAVLPSLRDHHVIEKIHAWSDSTITLQWISTPPYKLSTYVANRVSRIQTSDSELLWGYVPSAQNPADLGSRGLMPSQLLNSTLWFHGPEWLKAPSSEWPRQPAALSKDTSELKKLEKSFAR